A genomic region of Notamacropus eugenii isolate mMacEug1 chromosome 3, mMacEug1.pri_v2, whole genome shotgun sequence contains the following coding sequences:
- the NPVF gene encoding pro-FMRFamide-related neuropeptide VF, whose translation MEIISLKSFVVLTLATSILLASKSVCADESVMSNLHDWERYDEYLKTLGHPKEKKQRSLHPAELWKWGSNTIHNLQTQMPYKIPQSMPRLPLRFGRSFEKERSVEPTINLPLRFGRNFDGGLSRRIPNLPQRFGREAVKESTIHMPQRLLGTPSAEQPNYFVTNQPRELQVADEGEPRTLDFDDYFTKKAGDNEVSPEEWEVWREGPDPKVM comes from the exons ATGGAAATCATCTCATTAAAGTCATTTGTCGTGTTGACTCTGGCCACTTCAATCCTGTTAGCTTCGAAGTCTGTCTGTGCCGATGAATCCGTGATGTCCAATCTTCACGACTGGGAACGTTATGATGAATATTTAAAG ACCCTAGGACACCCCAAAGAGAAGAAGCAAAGGAGCCTCCACCCTGCTGAGCTCTGGAAATGGGGCTCCAACACCATCCACAACCTGCAGACCCAGATGCCTTACAAGATCCCCCAGTCTATGCCCCGCCTCCCTTTGAGATTCGGACGTTcctttgagaaagaaaggagcGTTGAGCCTACGATCAATTTACCCCTTCGGTTTGGAAGGAATTTCGATGGCGGCCTCTCAAGGCGCATCCCAAATTTGCCACAAAGATTTGGAAGGGAGGCTGTCAAGGAATCCACCATCCATATGCCACAAAGGTTGCTGGGGACACCATCTGCAGAGCAGCCAAATTACTTCGTGACCAACCAACCTCGGGAACTCCAGGTTGCTGATGAAGGGGAGCCCAG GaccctggactttgatgattaCTTCACTAAGAAAGCTGGTGATAATGAAGTGAGTCCAGAGGAGTGGGAGGTCTGGAGAGAAGGCCCTGACCCCAAAGTTATGTGA